The Paludibacter jiangxiensis DNA segment CTGTATAAGGCAGAGTACGGACACGCCCCAAAGTATTAACAATTTAACCCACAAAAACAATGGATACACGTATTTTACTATACAAAAACGACACTGCAATAAACGACATTACAGTAAGGTGCTCAACATCTATCGGTACATTGCAACAAATATGTAGCGAGTTACAAACATTAGGCTGCACGATTGACGTTAACAAGATATTGAATACAATCAACCGTACACATTACAATACAGACCAATATACCACTGGCGAAATAGCGGATAATATCCGCTTATTGGTCATCGAACTAATGGGAGAAACGCCAACAATAGGCGGTTTATCACTTAGCAAAAACAAGCTAAAGGACATTATCGAAATACCGAATTTTGATACCATTCTTTCGCTGGTCAAGCAATTACCGCAGCCGATAACTACAATTAAGCCGTATTTAGTCGTTACCACTGGCAATATAGCTTTGAAACCAGACTACAAACAACTGATTGAAACTGCATATTCGAGATATGCCGAGACTCAAAAGCAGATTGATTTGTACAATTTCCTCACCAACACAAAAGATGCACTAAACGCCCATATTGAAAAATTATCTTACAGCGGAAGTTTTTTGCCGGAACTGGCCGGATTAAAACCTAATCACCACGCCAAAAGATATGAAGTTGACGGACAGTTTGTAATGAATAAGTGCAAATAAAAGTATGCTATTGTACTTAAATATGATCTCACAGACCACACTCGGCAACTTACTGTTGCCGGGTGTTTGCAGTTTTGAAATATCCGAAAACATTTTGGAAATGAGCAACACGGCAAAAATTATCATTCCAAAAGAATACGGAAAACTGGCCGGTAAATCGGTATTGGATTACTTGAAAGTAGGCCAACGGGTTGAAATACAAGCCGGATACAATGGGGAACTTTACACGGAATTTATAGGGTATATCCGTGAAATTGGGGCAGATGCACCGATAACAATTGAGTGCGACGATGAAACCTATGTTTTGCGCAAACCACCGTTAGTAAAGAGCTATAAAAGCGTAACCCTGAGACAACTACTAACGGATATTATACCAAAGCCGCTAACGTTTAGCTGCCCGGATGTGCATTTAGGGAAATATCAGATTGACAACGCCAGTGCATTTGCAGTGTTGCAGGATTTAATACAGCATTTCGGGCTTTACTGCCATTTACAAAATGGACATTTACGGGTGGGATTAGCGTTTGACTTCGGAGAAAAAGCCCTTAAATCATACACCTACTATTTGAATGACCCAGAGCGTGGAAACATAAAGAAAAACGAATTAAAATATAAACGGGCAGAGGATTACGACATACGTATAAAAGCAATAGCGATGGCCGGGACAGGAAAAAGTATAACTGTAACCGTGGGAAGTAAGGAAAAAAACGCATCTGAAAGAACATTGCATTTTGCTGGACAAATGACAGAAGCACAGCTTCGTGATTTAGCATTAGGAACGCTTAAGAAACTGGTTTTTGATGGCTATACGGGGAGTATTACCGGGTTTGGATTCCCGACAGTTCACGCCGGGGATAGCCTCACAATATTCGACAAAGAAAACAAAGACAGGGAAGGCAAATTTTTAGTGGAGAAAGTAGATATAACATACAACGACACCGATGGTTACAGCCGGAAATGTACATTAAACTACAAAATAAAATAGCCTTTCACACTTCACAGCGTGAAAGGCCAAACCTTTTTTTAATGTTTTGCAGATAAGAGTATCTGAAAACGAGCAACAAAGATAATACAGTTTAGCGAGAAATAAAAATGTACCAGCAAACTATCAGCCGGGGAACAAATACAACCTTTTTTTAATGTTATGCAGATAAGAGTATGCAAAAGATTTATTTCGGTGATGTTGTTGTACAACACACCCGCACAGGCGAAACCCGGACAATCTCCGGGAAAGTATACAAAGAGAGCGACACACCGCCAGCCGTTCACATGAGGGGTTATGTTTTGAAAAGCATAGCCCCAAAAGAACGCCCCAGCTATCAGATAATCCGGTTTTGCACAGAAACGGCAAAACACGTAGGAGATACAACATACTAAAACAACCCCAATAAACAGGGGGTTGTTTTGCTGCTAAAAGACACTTATAAATGTTTGATAAAATGATATTTAATGTAATTGTAGACATGGATACGGAAGCCATGACAATAGCCGACCGCAATAAGTTGGAAACATGGACAAACGGAGGAAAAACAGAATACAAAAGCCCCATGATTGCAAATGTGGACGGGATAAACATCACTATCAAAGAAAAGAAGTTGCAAATAAAATGCAGCCTACACAAGCTATATTTCAAGCTGATGTACGGCATACTGGACAACAGCCAACTATTTACACTATCACAGGCAGACAAAGCCCTAAACATGCTTTTTGATAGTATAGGGATAGACAAAGCCCGGGCAAAGATAACATACTTTGAAATTGGGTTGAACATACCAACCGAACACGAACCACTGGAATACATAGAGCTGGTGAAATCAATAACAACCGGAAAGATGCAGACAGAAAAAGAGATGTTTCAGGATGCAAACTACCGGAAATTCCGGCAGAAAACAACGGAGAAACACAAAACCATCAAAAAGGTTTTCAAGATATACGATAAAGAATTTGAGGCCGCAGAAAAGAAGCGGACACAGCCAACCGGCAACCATATTCTAAGGATAGAAACCATGTACCGTAGGCAAAACATAGCTTTACCAGATTTTTTCAGCAAAGCAAACATACAACGCTTAACATCTGCATTTTACAAAGATTGGATAAGCATAGAGTTTGAACGATACATTGAAGCCGATAACGGCGTACGAAAATCAGAGAAAGAAAACGCAAAAAACATACTGACTTTAGGCCGGGAGGCTTATTTATCAAAAGTAAAAGCAGAATTTGACAGCGGGTTATTAACCGAACGGCAATACCGAACGGTACGCGAATTCATACGGGATTGGGACAGCAACAAACACAAATACAGAATGTTACCGACCAAACAAGAAACAGAATACAGGCATAAGCTAAAACATTGGTTTTCATTATCACAAGTCTGAATATCAGTACATTATAAAGCAATGACGATATAGACATAAAAACGCACAACACACACAACTAAATATCAAACAGTTACAAGCAAGCAAAAAAAAGAATGGGTACGAATGAGCATGAAAATAGTGTTTTTGGGGAGGGTATATGTACCTATATATTATTGGGTAACTTGTCCTATACTTCCCGTAGGAAGTCCGGCACGGACATACAAGGGAAGCAACTAAAAACAATATGAGAAAGCGAATCACTCTCCCACATAAAATTTATAGTAGTGAAATTGCTATAAGAAAAAACATGCTTTGTACAACGATGCAGAATAACACGGATAAACATGCAGACATTTGGAATAAGATAGAGTACGAATGTAAAGAACTGCAAGATCAGAAACGTTGACTTAACAACCCACTAAAATAAAGAAGCATGAACACAACCCAACAGCAAAGAATGCAATTAGGCCGGAAAATTAGTTTTTTGAAAAGAGTTATCGAAGTATGCGAGATTGCAGACACACACATGCAAAACGGAGCTACTCAACGATGGATTTACAAAAATGTAATCAAAAAGCAGTTCAACATATCAATGACAACGTTTAGCAACTACTTATCAATTCCGGCCAAAAAAGAGCTGGCCGAAGCATTGCAAAGCTATGAGGGTGTAGTAGTAGAACAAAATGCAACCGAAGAACCCACCCCGAACGATGATTTATTTGATTAGTTTTTAATGGGCAAACACACGAAACACACTTAACATACTATAAAACTGACACTTATATTATTTTGAAAGAAAAAGCCGCCCCCGAATATCCAATAAAACACCAGTTTTAGACCAAAATTAAAGGCTGTAAAGTGATAAAGTTGCAAGAAATGCCCAAAAACGCCAACAAAAAGCATGTTAAGGGTATTCGACACGGAAGAAAGCCGGAAAAAAGCACAAAAACGGCTGTAGAATCCTACCAAACGGCATTTTGAGAATAAAGCAACCATCCGGGGGGTATGGTTGCTGAAAGTTACAAGAAACACCCACCGAAACACCCACCGAAAAACGGTTAAAGACTGGTATTTTCATGGTGTATAAAAAGATATGTTGCAAAAACACCCTAAAGCGATGGAAACGACAAAAAGAAAATCAAAGAAAAAAGCTGTTATACAACGAAATACATACACAGCCGACCAACGAGCGAAAGCCCGAAGATATTATTTAATGGGGCTTAATTTACAAGAAATAAGCATATTACTTGACAACGCACCAGTAAGAACGATCGAAAAGTGGCAAATTAAGGAACAATGGGCGGCACTTCGTGAAATAGAACCAATAAAAGCCCGGGCGTTGTCTTTACAAGCCGCCGGGAAGTCATACACAGAGATAGCGGAAACGTTGAGCATAAACCGCACAACAGTATGGAGATACCTAAAACAAGCTAAATCAACGGATAAAATGTAAATTAAACCATATGGAACGTAACGAACGCCAACAAAAAGCATTTGATTTAATCCGGGAAGCAAAAGCCCGGGCAAAGCGTAAATATTTGCGGGTCAACAAATTTAAGCAAGTGCCGGACATGCCCGATTTGTACGTAACAACAACCGGGAAAGTGTACAGATTTGAAGCTGGCAAAGAGTTAAACCCAACCCGGACAAACAAAATTATTTTGGCCGGAAAACAATTTGACGTTGCGAAACTCATTCTAAACGCATTCAAGAAAGAACCAATACAAAGAAAACGCCATGTGAAAAGAATAGACGGCAATAGCAACAATCTAACGCCGGAAAACCTGAAATACATAGACCGCCCCGAAAAAGGGCTTAAAATCGAAATAAACGGCGAAAATCTAAAGTCTGCAATCCGTTGTTATTTTGAAGTTCCCCGCCGTTACAATGTCAATGACCATATTTTAACCCGGTTTTATCTGAATGATATTATACTGAAACGGCGGTTTTATCTCGAACACGCACAGGCCAAAGGAATAGAGATTTTTATGCAATACATGAAAGGCTTTACCAATAGCCGGGCACGGGTCGCAAAAGAATTGGGCTTGTATGAAAGCGATTGCAGCAACGTAATAAACAAATTTATCAACCTTTTAGCAGGTGAAATTTTGCGAGACAAAGAAGCGGGATTTTTGAGTGTTAAGGACTTCAAGCCGAAACCAAAAACCAAAACGCAAATAATACGGGAGATAAACGAGTACAGGAAAGAAAACGGACAAAAACCGATACCACTACGAAAAAAGAGCCTTAAAGAGAAATTAAACGAGTTTCAAAGGCTGATTAAAGACATTAGAGACACAAACCCGGAATAGGGTACAAAATAAACATCATAAAACCGGGATAGTCTCTACCATACCTAAAAACACCACTATATAACAGATGTTTGTATACATTGGTACAACTTTAGTATAAAAAGGCCATAAAACGAGACATTTCAAAGCCTCAAAAAATGAATACCTTTGTAAAATAAAAGATAAGAGTTTGTAGCGGCGGTTAATGCTTTAGCAACCACTTCGAGACAACAATATCCTTAACAGGACTTCGATTGCGCTTTTGTCTTTATTACACATTTGAGAGTATGATTGCGGAGGTTAATGCTTTGGCAACCACTGCGAAAGAGCAACATTTAATGTTGACACTTTCAAATGTGTATTTTTACCACCACATACAAACAACATTTAATTATTCGTTTTATATACTGCACTTTACTACCATAGAAAAGCTGTAACCATAGTAATAGATGCACTATACTATTCATCAACAAAGGATAATCAAAGCCAACAAAATGACATACATAGTCAATTGCAAGTTCAATTAAAATGCTCTCGGTAGCTTCTTTTACAAAATGGTTGAAAACATGATTTACAAAAACGAAATCTAAGTTTCTGTTTACTGCGAAAAATTTTGATAAATACATAATTTGGGAGTTTGAAAAAAATTTCAAACAGCCCCGTTCGCAATGCGAACATACAGGTTAAACCCTATTTACCAAAGGACAAAAATCACGTTAAAATATTTAACACCTCAACAGGCTAATTACCAACACATTAACAATAAAGGCCGGGAGCATAGCGATAGGCAGAAAGCAGACAATATCAAAGCGGGAACATCCGGCGGCTATCATCCGGGAAAGAATCACCATCACCCGGACAGACCACAACAGAACATACCGGGAACATAACGATAGGCAGAAAACAGACAAAATCACAGAGGGAACACCCGTCCGGCGGCTATCATCCGGGAAAGAATCACCATCACCCGGACAGACCATAACAGACCATACCGGGAACATAGGAATTAAATAAAAAAGGCACTTAAGGTGTCCATCTGGGGGCGTGGGCATATAGCCCTCACAGAGAGATAGTCAAGCCATATCCGGCGACAAAGATATTTATTAAAATGAAATACTTATTCAAATATAAAAAACAGTATATTTGCATCTATTAAAATAAAAACTTATGAACTCAACATCAAAAACACATGAATTATTGAGAACGGCTTTTGATTTTATGCTTTCAAAAGCTAACGTAAACGTCTTAACATTTGACGAATCAAAAATAATGGGTCAGATTATTGACGTACATTTTAATACTTTAGAAAAAGACACAGCAACAATAACCATTAATAGTAACGTTATTGATATGTTTAATGTAAAAGAAATTACAGCAGAATAATAAGCATACATGGTTATAAAAGTGTATTTGGTGATATTCACAATTTTTATACTGGATTTGTACCGATACCACAAAATACGCTATATATGGCTGAATACCTTCGCTTTACAATCGTCCCGTCCATACCGCCATTAGTTGCAAAAGAGCGAGCCGATTTGGCTTGCTCTTTTTTGTTTTATACCCAAGACTTATTCCCACGATTCCATCCATTCCTGCGTATCTAATGCAAATCTGCTTTTTATTAAATATTGTTGATGTGCAATTGTTGTTATAGACTATGATGACAATTTATTGATGAAAACAATATTGTAGCGACAATTTGCTTCTAAATACACTTCCTGAATTTTTGCAAATGCTTCCTAAACGTATATTAAAGCAATCAGAAGAAAATACATAGGACTAATTTATCACTCTCAAATAGTTAGTTATTATGTATCAAACCTTTGCTTTGTAATTCTTAGTTACATCTTCCAAAACAGGAAAAGATGGATTTGCACCATTGTACTTGAGTATTATAGGTAACAAAAAAAACAAGACCAAGCCCTCTTCGCTCTAAAAAGGAGCAAATCAGCACCCAACTTTCATTAAGTCCTTAAGTTCTGCTTGTCTTTTTATTTAATGCATAATCCTTACCGGAAACATGGAAATGCTTTGTTGTTTTAGTGAATACATAAAAACACCAGTGTAAGCTCTTGTGTATAAAATAATGGATAGACGATACCTCTGACGCGTGATGCTTGTCTTGTTTGCTAGCAAGAGAGTCGTCATTATGAAAGCAAAATTGTTTTCTCTTAAGCAGCGTATACAAAACGGATAACAGGAACAATATACCGAAGCCGTCACCTACGGCTAAGGGAGGACCTTCGGGATCTCCACCAGGGTCAGCCCCCCCGTCATATAGAGCATACGTTAATATGTTCACTTTGTCCAAAGGTTTTGCAAAAGGGGAGATGCCTGATGATGCCGGACTTTCGGAACTCGCACCTCCACGGGAGGAAGATAAAGAAACAGTCATAGCTGATGCTAAAAACGTGAAACTTAGATACTCTTCCTGCTTCGTTGAAACAATTGCATAGACATAATTGTGCGATTGTTGTGGCGATTCTGTTTTTAACCCTTTGAATGTTACACTGAAATGATGTTTTGAAGCAGTCCTGATAGACCAAATATCAGTTTGGTCGCCAGTGTTATCGGTGTTTTTGCTGGCTTTGGTTGTGATATGGCCCTGTTGAAGGTATGAGAAATTATAAGAGGCACCGTTCGGGTGAGTGAACGATGTTAAAGAGCCTGATTTTTTGGAAAACAGCGAATGAAAGAAACGGGGAAGCAGAGAACCTGGCACATCTCCTCTGTATACTGCTCCCTCTATTGTCGAAAATGATAATAGCAGAAGCAGAATTACAGTGTAGATTTGATATTTATAGTTTTCCGTTTTCATTTTGAATAGGCCGATTACTCATTATTTATCCTCAAAACCCTCTTCAATGCCGTCTGGTTAGGAATCCATGTCTGATATTTCTGTTATGATTTATGTTTTATGATTTGAGTTCATGCTATTTTCGTATGATTAAGCGCTTTGTAATCTCAAGAGTATTTGTTGTTGCTTTGGCGATATAAATTCCAACAGGGAGTTGCGTGTGAACGACCTTCTCTTCCATTGCTCCGAAAGCAACTTGTTCTACCAGCCTGCCTGTCATGTCATAAACAGACAATTGTCCTGATGTACTACTGTGATTGGTAACAAAAATTATTTTGTCGTTGTTGAAGACGGAAATACCGGATTTATCCGAAATCGTTGGTACATCGGTCGGAATGTTATTGACGGAAGTGTTGCTTGTAACGATCTTAAACCGTTTTTCCGGATCGGTTGAAGAGGTCGTAAACGCATACTGAGATCCGCTTTGACTAATATTGGTGACCTTGTCGGAGACCAAATCAATCAGATAAATACCTTTCGGGTACCGGTCATTGGTGTTGGCTGTATGGGTAAATGTCAGCGTGTATGAGGCATCCTCTCCCGGCTTAAATCCCAGATAAGTATTGTTCATATCATCAACAGCTTCTATCTGATAGCTTCCATCCGGCTCTACTGCATACAGTTGAGGAGTAAGTCCGGAGCCAAGAAATTTTCTTCCGTCCCAACCGTTGTTAAACGTATGACTACAAAGAGGATCTGTGAATATCCACATGCGGTCGCCATATCGCTTGCCTTGCACGTCGATGATGGTGAATATTTTGGGTTGCCCATTTGTTCTGAAAGCTTTGACACGTTGAACGGTAGCATTGCTCTTCACCCACGAATAATTGAACGTGAAAGTGCTGTTTGTGGTACACTTAACCATAAATCCCTGCATGGAAGGAATCTCTATAGGAATGCCGCCAGTACCAGCAGTGCCGGGGGTAGAAGCAGTGTATTGCCCCGGATTGGTTCCATTAACTGTTCCTCCGCTATTTGATTGCCAGTCTGCAAAAGAACCGGTATTGTACAGGTATACAGCTGCTTCCGTATTGGCTCCAAAAGTCATGTTTCGTATGTCAATAGCTGCCGTATAGGAGTTCCCAAGGATATTATTGCCCGGATATGCTCCCGACGGACTGTTGGTAATCGGGTATGCATAATTGCTGTTTGTCAATTGCCCCTGAAAATAGAGGGTCTTAGGCGACGTCTGCGTTATTTCATATCCTCTGAACGAATTCAGCGAAGACGCATTGGTCCACACTGCGGTGTGCGATGAAGTTTGCTGCGATTCATCGTTTTCACGTACATATGAACCGTCGCAGGTTGGGGAAGGCGGCACAGGACCTTGCAACGGAATTCCGAAGAACTGCCATTTATATTTATATCCTGTTGGCCCTGCCGGATCATAATATGCCTTCGTGTACATTTCAACAGTACCCAAAACAGGTGATGACGGCAAATTGTGAAATATCAGCGTTCCGTTGGGACTATTGGGCGCACTTTGGATCCACAAACCCGCAATGCCTGCTTTGTTGGTTATAGTATTACCCAC contains these protein-coding regions:
- a CDS encoding helix-turn-helix domain-containing protein, whose amino-acid sequence is METTKRKSKKKAVIQRNTYTADQRAKARRYYLMGLNLQEISILLDNAPVRTIEKWQIKEQWAALREIEPIKARALSLQAAGKSYTEIAETLSINRTTVWRYLKQAKSTDKM